In Calliopsis andreniformis isolate RMS-2024a chromosome 9, iyCalAndr_principal, whole genome shotgun sequence, the genomic window TGGTACATTTGCTGAAAATTTGACCTTTTTACTTGATTGCTTAAAGTCAGGTGACAAAAAGCGTACAAAACCAGTCATTTTCATATTAGATGAGTTTGATTTGTTTTGTGAACATCATAATCAAACTCTATTATATAATTTGTTTGATATTGCTCAGTCCGCACAAGTAAGTGTAGAAAAAGTTACTTATTAGCTTTTATTTTCagctaaatttaaataaatattttactttgTAGGCTCCAATATGTGTAATAGGGATGACTTGTAGATTAGATGTTATAGAACTTTTAGAAAAAAGAGTGAAATCAAGATTTTCTCATCGTCAAATATTTCTATTTCCTGGTGATACATCTTCTTCTGAACAACCAGCATCTGCTTTTGATGATCGCTTAGAACTCTTCCAACATCTTCTTAGTCTTCCTGATGATGAAAATGTAAATAGGATAGAGCAACAGTATGATGATTGTACAATAGATCCACAATTTGGATCTATGTGGAATGAATATATAAAAAGTTTAGTCAATAATCCTACTATGGTTAATTTGTTAAAAAGAATGTATCAAATTGATATAAGTGAAAGAAGCTTTAGAAATTTTTTGGCAATTGTTGTTTCTACATTGTCTGAAAATCATCAGAAATTGGAAGTAAATGATTTTGTGGAAGCAAGCAAAATATTTGCTCAAGATGACAAGGTGTTAGTGCTTGAAGGATTGTCTGTCTTAGAAATGTGTTTAGTAAGTGTACTGATTGTTCTTTTGTTTGCATGAAACAATGTTTAcattataatttcattttagatcaTAGCTATGAAACATGAAACAGAAATTTACGATGGGGAACCATTCAATTTTGAAACTGTTTATAATCGCTACATGAAATTTGCTAATCAAAATTCGTCCATACAAAGTGTTCAAAGGCCTGTTATTATGAAAGCCTTTGAGCATATAAAGGTAAGGACTAAATAGAAAACTGTTTTTGTAGGATATTTTAGTAacaaaattacaaataaaactTCCACAGAACTTGGAGATCTTAGCACCAGTGAGCAGCATGAATACAAAAGTTGAAAAAGAGTATCAGTATTATAAATTTCTGCTTACACCACAGCAAGTGATGGAAGCTATAAAAAATTACTCTGGATTGCCAACAGAAGTTTCTCAATGGGCTATAAGCAGTGTGTAATAATTAGAGTCTTATAAATTTTGcatttattatgcatttattATGCATTGCTTATCCGCAACTTTAGTTaacaaaaaagtattttatgagCAAGTATCAGATTCATATTTTCCATAACATTTTATGGAAAAGATTAACACTAGAATGTAGTGAAAAACTCTTTATTCCATATTTAAAGCCAATTTTGGTACAGTATTTATTAGGAAAATGATTTGTACCAGTGTTTTACTATATGTATTCATTTCATAGATATGTTTTTACAAGTAGTCTTAATGTTGGAGAAATATTAAGAATGTTCTGAAAATTACTGTAGCTCTTATGTAATGTGTTTTTACAATGCAAAATCGTCACTTGCATTTACTATGTAGTTATCATAAATTTGTAAATAGATTTAAATGTCTAATAATATTGAGTGAGGTAGACAAAACTGTTACTTTATGATCGTCAGTAACATTTTTAAAGATTGATTCCTGCCAATCACAGTATAATGAAACGTCCGATATTACGTCCTGGATAAATGAAGGAAATAAATAACTtttcataatattttatttgaactTAAACTATGATAGAGTCAACTTCATGACATGTGCCATGCTGTTAATTGAAACATCACATAGAATATTATAGATATCATATTAAGTATATTTACTGTGTCTGTGATCTTTCAACTGGTTTGTTTCCTTATATACTAGTGTGTGTGCGTGTAATTATCATATGTGCAATTGcataaaatttgaattatttatcAGAGTGTGTGTACATCGTACGTAATGCGTGAAAGCGTTAGAACGTGTATGTGAATACATTTATacgtttttaataaatttacattCAATAAATTGTTAAACAGAATTTGGAAACATCAATCCATCCAAGCGAAATTTGGCTTTGTTTCTTTATTTAACGTAGAATCTGTAATCGTATTGGTTTGTGGAGTTCTTACTGATTTCCTTCTGAAGTACAGTTGTTTTTTAAGTTTCAAACGACTTTGGCGATTGTATTTTTCGAGAAACGTGTTGTGAcctattataaaatttataaatgaatCGGACTTTCTGAATAGTTTTTCGTTCAATGTACTTTACCAGGATTTATTCCCACGGGATGTACGTTTCCTAATTCGTGTTCTTGTAAAATTGGACGAAGGGCAGACATAGCTCGGCTTACACCTACCTAAAAATGTAAATAAGCAATCTATAAAATTACTAATTTATAAATAACATTGTGGCTTAAATATAAACCTGCATGTGTCGTATTCGATGTTCCACTAAATCTGCACCAAGAAGCTCATCACTAATGCTCATTCTGATTGGTATAATCTTGTTtacaaaccataataaaatGATAGATGTGCAAAAGCTCCAAAGTGTTAAGCATACAACTGTTAAACATTGTACGCCTAACAAGTACCATCCTCCCCCTGCAAAACCACATTTTTTATAAAACTTATTTAACTAAAAATGCGCAATTTTGTCACTGCAAACCCTTGATTAAGCCTTTTCTTCCACTAGTAGTAGTAAGAGGATGTGGATCATCTGCAAATATACCAATAGCAATGATGCCCCAAATTCCACTTGCTCCTAAATTAAAGAAATTGTGCtattagaaaaaaataaaacgaaGACTGAAGGAATAAACTAAATAAAAATAAGACCATGGGTTGCACTGGCTCCAACAGGATCATCAATTTGCAGTTTATCTAACATGGGCATTGCAAAACATGTCACAAAAGCACCAACCATTCCGACGACTATAGCCTCCCACGCCTTAAAAAGAAAACAACCACCTAACTGACATTGTAAATGTAAAATTATAACATTGAAGTTTTGCCAAAAACTAAAAAGTTTTTGTTGTAGTGGAACTTACCTGTTATTGCAACTAAGGCACCAAGAATACCATTTATTTGACTTAGAATATCAATCCCATTTGAATTAGTTAAGCTGAAACCTAATCCAATTAAACCACCCCCCATGCTTGCTAGCATTGTGGAGACTGCTGCTCTAGCAGCATATTGCCATCGTTGACCGCTAATACCATATGTACTACCACTATTAAAAGCTAACCAGCCCCACcttatataattattatatattagtATACTTCATAAtctcaaatctgtgaattactAATTTATGATTAAATGTTTTACCAAAGTACAAATAAACCCATAATAGCATTGACAGGATTTCCAAGAGGTAATGGGTCAATCCCATTATCGTATCTGCCCAATCGTGGTCCCAACATAATGGCACAAGCAAGTGCTATAGAAAAATAACATTTCAAATATTAGAGTAGAAATTGTTGGAACAATTGAGTAAAGAAATAATACTTACCTGAACCACCGCCAACAATATGCACTACACCTGACCCAGCAATGTCAATAGCacctaatttttttaaaaaaccaTGATCACCCCACACCCATCCAGCTGGTATGCAGTAAACAATTGTATTTAGAAAAGAAAACAAgcaatatgctttgaaattgcATCTGCAATTGTATATTCTTATAAGAAACTAAATTTGCTTGTTATTTTGTCTAATTACCTTTCAGCCATAGCACCACTAACAATAGTCGTCGAAGTAGTTGCAAAACTCAATtgaaatataaatgcagcacatTTCGGACCCAAAAGCTTATCATTTACAGAAGGATCTGTTAAAAATTCTCCCAGGCCAATGAAAGGATTGCTAAACCTACTTGATCCAAAACTCATTCCAAAACCAAATGCCCAATAAGTTAATCCACCAAGTACTATATCTACTACATTTTTCATCATAATATTTACTTCGTTTTTTAAGGAAACACATCCAGATTCTAACATACCAAAACCTATAGAATCAAACAAATGAAATTGACTATTATTCTTGAATAATgtctaattaaaaattttaccaGTTTGCATAGTAAAAATTATGAAAGAGTTTGTCACAATCCAATTACTATCTTCTTGATTAAGATTAAATATAGAGGTAATATATCCATATTCGGTTGAACTATTTGTGATGTTTGTTCCATTACTTTCTACATCCATGTTCTCTAGAGACTATCTTCGTCAAAGCAGTGACATTAACTAAAGAACAAACCTCTCTTATGGTCAGAGAAAGTAGAACTTTTGTGAAaaacacattaaaaatacatggACCATGATCAAAACAACTTAATTATGTATGGTATGCAGTCTCAATCGTTTCCAATCGGTATAGTGAAATTTTGTAAGATTATAGAAATTGGACAAGTTATAGGTAGAAAATGTATACTTTTTACAATTtcgtttttctatttttttattggCCCACATCCAGCCGTTACAAAAAATTTTCACCTCACCACATgttcaacaacttttccattccATTATGATTTAATAACACTAAATCATGTAAACAGAATAGCGCTAgcctaaataaaagaaaattatatCACATAAAATTTCTACGTAATAACACGAATTTGTCACAttgataattttaaatataagtaATTTTCAAATGATTATTAATGCATACAAATAATAGTTTTAGCAATAGTGAGGTGTTAGTCACTCTTCTGCTATGTAAATATTTAGCTTCTTTTTTAAGGATTTTCCAATCTTTTCTTAGTATCAGGCTAGATATGATACAAGATCACATAATTTAGCTCTGATTAATTCTTCCTTACATCCTAGTAGTCTAAACTTTCTTAGCCAGCGGCGAGCgatgaaattgaaaaataaaacgtTCGCATAGTTGGCAAACGATCGTGTCcaatttatatgaaggaagCAAATTTAGTTTAGTGTGCGGTGCTAGAATTTGAAATTTCACTTAAAAGAGTTGAAGATATAATTTAGTTAACACTTCCAAAAGCTTCTAAGAGGACTACATTGTAGATGGCAAATTTTTGTTGTCCGctcttttattttgatgttatcttttgtcgtttcttttttttttttctttttggtgATTTAGTGTCCATATACATTTTCATCGCTGTATGCTATGTAAAGGAAGAAATCTTCTTCATGATGTTCCTaaggaaataataataagattaaatattaatatttttgcaTGATTCAAATTAATTTGATATAATTACCGCATAAAGGGAGCCCATAGTGGCACTTGTTGGAGGAATGATGTTATTAacaaagaaaaagagagcaTCCTCTGGGCGAAGATGAATTCGTTTACGGATTAAGAAGTAAAATTGTCCAACAGTCAAATCAGATGGTACTAGGTACTTTTGTTTGTCCAAATCACTAATTTTAGCTTTGGGTGCTTTCTCAACGATGACCTGCAAATCAAACAAAAATTCATTCGTAAATATACCtaatcaattaaattattttaaattcagAAATATTCTGGTCTAACAGATAGGAAAGCATTGATTACACCATCTTTCAGTTTCAttcaaacatataaatcattcGATGAACTTCCTCTATTGTTACCTAAACCATGGAACGCTCGAACCTTGGCTGAACGTCAAGATCACAGACCAGCTTCAAATCCGTGTTTAATATTGTGTACATTTGACACTTATCCAAGTCTCTGAAGTAGCAACAGCTGGTCTACATTTTCGAGCATGTCATCGTATGTTAATAAAGGAGAATTTTTCCGACAGTTCAAAGTCGCGCATTTAAATTATACTGTGAATTCCCGgtaaaagataaaaaaaatattacttGTTATGTTTTCCTTGTCGTAAGAATCATATAGTCATGGGCGTAGTAAGATCAATAGACTTGAGCAATACCGAGGTGAATAGCACAAAGAAATTCGATACGAACGTTCAATTTAATCGTTAACTCATCGTGATTAATGGAAAACGCTTTCGTAGTAGTGAAATACGAGCTAAATACGACGTAGAAAGCCGACCTTGGCCCATTCCAGACCAGGAAATTCTAGGTATACGATCGAATCAGCTCGCGACAAATTAAACTCGTCCAATGATTATAGTTGCTATGAATTCCACCAGTGCGAATCAATCACTATCCCAAATGATTACTCCAGAACCAGAGAAAGAGATTTGTTAGTTCACGAAATAATTTCCCTCGACGGGCTACTCACAGGAACCCTGTCGGGATATTTTCGTCGAATCTTTTCACCCTCGGCCTTCCTCTTCTCGAAGGGATGTTCCTCCTTGTACTGAAACTTCATTGTTCTCGCGCGATCGCACGAGCAACAGGATTTAACAGTTCGATCTCTCTATCCCGTTCTCGATGACGTTTGCTTTTCCTCTGTTTATCGATTCAACACGGAATTTGCTGATTTCGAACTGGAAAGACGACGACGACACGATACTCTTCGATACTTCTGTCACAACAATCGCCGTGCGTCAGTTCGTCTGCGCAACGCGATACACTCTGCTTACACTTTCTGCGCCACCGCAAAATAGTCCCTCACATTTTCCATGTAAAGCATACAAAAGATCGAATGTTTAGATTAAACGATATCGCCGAGCTGTTTGTTTGATCTAACGGAACACGTTTTGAAGTGTTATCGCGATGTCAGCTTCATTAAGTAAGAATGGTttatagatgaatttgatagaTAAGACAGGCACGTCCTCGCCAATTCGTTGCCACTGTACTTCGTACATTTtcgtattatttgttttacgaaTATAAATGAAATGTATAATATTTGATTGATTACGCAAATTTCATTTTACGTTTTtgagaaaaatatatttatttgtagAATTTGGATGGGTACACGATTATTTTGATTAGATTATTCGGACGCAATAATTACGATTCTTGCGTAATGGTTGGGGACCTAATGGAACCCTCAATAGATACGATTCTGACGGTGATAAAGAGTGACTTATGTTTCATTATTACTACGCGTCAGGTGATGTATGTTTTGTATTCACGAGTCGCGGGAAATGTGCAATGCATTTGTAACGATAAATTTGGTCTTTTTTTCTGTGCTGTTGTAAAATCTGTAATTTATCGTATCGCGCTACTTTCTGCATGACAGTTGGACTTTATTTTTAATCTTCTTTCTCTTGATATGTAATTGCAAGATTGATTGAACGTAACTACTTAATTATTTTCATCACGTAATAACGTCGTAGTAGGATTAACGAAAATGGCAATGAAATCTactctttaaaaaattcaaaaaaggaATTTTTTTCCATTATTTATTAATAGAAGTATGTACAGATTTTTCTGTAATTGTAATAGAATAAAAAAGTTTATTCTGCATCTTCTTCGTCATCATCTTCCTGGCTGTTAATCTGGAAGTACCTTAGTTCATAAGTCTCTTTGTCTTTTGATACTACACGCAGCCAGTCACGCAATTTGTTTTTCTTTAGATATTTTTTCGTTAAATACTTCAGATACCTATAAAAACAGGTTAATAAATCAGTGCAAATATCAGTCGTCCCATTGAGGATAATGTCATTCCGAAAttattttcatataaaaatattacTATATCTTACTCTACTTAATCTAAGAGTATTTCAAAGTATACGACAATACCCACCGCTTAGAGAAGTCAATATCACTATTTACGGACAGCTTCATCTTGTCCCTTTCCAAGTTAACATTGTTGCCAAAATTGTTTGTTTTACCTCCAACCTTGATCCTCTCATGAAGGTATTTTTCCTATAaaaatagttttattattaattcatCTATGTTTTCCACATTCTTGTTAGGTTAGGTCAGGAAGAA contains:
- the Orc4 gene encoding origin recognition complex subunit 4, whose amino-acid sequence is MNKKKNMAINFQDNMILLTRKYLKRKIMCPETKFRHHVKERLHILELLKRTVDMGESNSALLIGPRGSGKTTLINSVLKELSSIKSFKENALIVNLHGLVHTDDRLALKDATRQMQLENVVGDKVFGTFAENLTFLLDCLKSGDKKRTKPVIFILDEFDLFCEHHNQTLLYNLFDIAQSAQAPICVIGMTCRLDVIELLEKRVKSRFSHRQIFLFPGDTSSSEQPASAFDDRLELFQHLLSLPDDENVNRIEQQYDDCTIDPQFGSMWNEYIKSLVNNPTMVNLLKRMYQIDISERSFRNFLAIVVSTLSENHQKLEVNDFVEASKIFAQDDKVLVLEGLSVLEMCLIIAMKHETEIYDGEPFNFETVYNRYMKFANQNSSIQSVQRPVIMKAFEHIKNLEILAPVSSMNTKVEKEYQYYKFLLTPQQVMEAIKNYSGLPTEVSQWAISSV
- the Amt gene encoding ammonium transporter isoform X1; the encoded protein is MDVESNGTNITNSSTEYGYITSIFNLNQEDSNWIVTNSFIIFTMQTGFGMLESGCVSLKNEVNIMMKNVVDIVLGGLTYWAFGFGMSFGSSRFSNPFIGLGEFLTDPSVNDKLLGPKCAAFIFQLSFATTSTTIVSGAMAERCNFKAYCLFSFLNTIVYCIPAGWVWGDHGFLKKLGAIDIAGSGVVHIVGGGSALACAIMLGPRLGRYDNGIDPLPLGNPVNAIMGLFVLWWGWLAFNSGSTYGISGQRWQYAARAAVSTMLASMGGGLIGLGFSLTNSNGIDILSQINGILGALVAITGGCFLFKAWEAIVVGMVGAFVTCFAMPMLDKLQIDDPVGASATHGASGIWGIIAIGIFADDPHPLTTTSGRKGLIKGGGWYLLGVQCLTVVCLTLWSFCTSIILLWFVNKIIPIRMSISDELLGADLVEHRIRHMQVGVSRAMSALRPILQEHELGNVHPVGINPGHNTFLEKYNRQSRLKLKKQLYFRRKSVRTPQTNTITDSTLNKETKPNFAWMD
- the Amt gene encoding ammonium transporter isoform X2; the protein is MDVESNGTNITNSSTEYGYITSIFNLNQEDSNWIVTNSFIIFTMQTGFGMLESGCVSLKNEVNIMMKNVVDIVLGGLTYWAFGFGMSFGSSRFSNPFIGLGEFLTDPSVNDKLLGPKCAAFIFQLSFATTSTTIVSGAMAERCNFKAYCLFSFLNTIVYCIPAGWVWGDHGFLKKLGAIDIAGSGVVHIVGGGSALACAIMLGPRLGRYDNGIDPLPLGNPVNAIMGLFVLWWGWLAFNSGSTYGISGQRWQYAARAAVSTMLASMGGGLIGLGFSLTNSNGIDILSQINGILGALVAITGGCFLFKAWEAIVVGMVGAFVTCFAMPMLDKLQIDDPVGASATHASGIWGIIAIGIFADDPHPLTTTSGRKGLIKGGGWYLLGVQCLTVVCLTLWSFCTSIILLWFVNKIIPIRMSISDELLGADLVEHRIRHMQVGVSRAMSALRPILQEHELGNVHPVGINPGHNTFLEKYNRQSRLKLKKQLYFRRKSVRTPQTNTITDSTLNKETKPNFAWMD
- the Atg8a gene encoding GABA type A receptor-associated protein autophagy-related 8a, producing MKFQYKEEHPFEKRKAEGEKIRRKYPDRVPVIVEKAPKAKISDLDKQKYLVPSDLTVGQFYFLIRKRIHLRPEDALFFFVNNIIPPTSATMGSLYAEHHEEDFFLYIAYSDENVYGH
- the LOC143182965 gene encoding large ribosomal subunit protein eL22, translated to MAPTAAKKSKGPAIKKQTLRGKGQKKKVSLKFTIDCTHPAEDNIMDVANFEKYLHERIKVGGKTNNFGNNVNLERDKMKLSVNSDIDFSKRYLKYLTKKYLKKNKLRDWLRVVSKDKETYELRYFQINSQEDDDEEDAE